The genomic DNA CAGTTAAAGACAAGGCATCATTAAAGGCTTTGGCTGTATTTGCCGCATCCTGACCAGTCATGGCATCGACCACGAACAGGGTTTCAGTCGGCTTGATGGCAGCATGAAGCTCTTTAATTTCGTCCATCATTTCGTCATCGACGTGTAGACGACCAGCAGTATCGACAATCAGTACATCAGCAAACTGGATTTTCGCTTGTTCAATTGCACGGTTGGCAATATCAATTGGTTTTTCATTGGCATTCGATTCAAAGAAAATCGCGCCCACTTCAGCAGCAACCGTTTGCAGCTGTTTGATTGCTGCTGGACGATAAACGTCGGCAGAAACCATCGCCACTTTTTTCTTTTGACGCTCTTGCAGGAAACGTGCAAGTTTTGCCGCAGTCGTGGTTTTACCTGCACCTTGCAAACCTGCAAGAAGTACAACCACAGGGGGTTTGGCTGCGAGGTCAAGGCTTTCATTGGCCTCACCCATCATTTTGGTCAGTTCGTCATGTACAATTTTGACGAACGCTTGGCCCGGTGATAACTGAGTCATCACTTCTTGGCCCAATGCCTCTTCCTTAACTTTCGCGATGAACTCACGAGTTACAGGTAACGCCACATCGGCTTCAAGAAGTGCCATACGCACTTCACGTAACGTATCTTTAATATTGTCTTCGGTTAGCTGCCCTGAGCCAGTAACATTTCTTAAACTCTGCGTGAGTCGTTCTGTTAAGGTATCAAACATTGCAAATTCCGCTTAAAATAGCCGTGAGCAAAAAATTGTTTCTTAAAATAGAAAATTTATGCATAGAATGCTATAGGATACTGTAGTTCGCATCGAATTTATATAAATGAATATTCATCATCCTGAAAAAGGTTTGACATGATTAGCCTGCCCTTGGTTTACACGATCTTAGCATTAATCGCTTATACCTCATCTTTCTGGTATCTGTTTATCCACTTAATGTCAAAACGTGATCCAAACCATTGGCTTATTGGGCTGGTACTGGGTTTAGGGGTAATGTTGCATGGGGCTGTGCTGTATAGCGATATGCTCACCCCTTTAGGCATCAATTATGATGTTTTTGTACTGATGTCATTTACCTCTGGTCTGATGCTGCTGCTCAGCCTGCTGTTTAGTACATTTCGTCCCATTTTGGCACTGAATTTACTGGGTATCCCTGTTGCTG from Acinetobacter sp. CS-2 includes the following:
- the ffh gene encoding signal recognition particle protein, whose protein sequence is MFDTLTERLTQSLRNVTGSGQLTEDNIKDTLREVRMALLEADVALPVTREFIAKVKEEALGQEVMTQLSPGQAFVKIVHDELTKMMGEANESLDLAAKPPVVVLLAGLQGAGKTTTAAKLARFLQERQKKKVAMVSADVYRPAAIKQLQTVAAEVGAIFFESNANEKPIDIANRAIEQAKIQFADVLIVDTAGRLHVDDEMMDEIKELHAAIKPTETLFVVDAMTGQDAANTAKAFNDALSLTGVILTKTDGDARGGAALSVRAITGKPIKFLGMGEKLDALEPFHPERIAQRILGMGDVLSLVEEVERKIDKEKAEKMAKKLQKGGSFNFEDMLMQFEQMNKMGGMMGFLDKLPGMSNAGIQDAIAQANPEKQVKKMEAIIQSMTIKERRNPDLMNPSRKKRIAAGCGMDVAEVNKLIKQHAQMAKMMKKFANPSGMAKMMRSLGNMQKQFGGGGMGPLFGNKDQK